One part of the Thermococcus litoralis DSM 5473 genome encodes these proteins:
- a CDS encoding MoaD/ThiS family protein — protein sequence MVKIRLMGAFAHLAKARELEIKLDRPKTVDEILRELIPRYDEFHDKIILINGKPAKGDAVVEEGDEIKVMPVLSGG from the coding sequence ATGGTGAAAATCAGGCTTATGGGAGCTTTTGCTCATCTTGCCAAAGCTAGAGAGCTTGAGATAAAGCTCGACAGGCCCAAGACCGTGGATGAGATACTTAGGGAGCTAATCCCAAGGTATGACGAATTCCATGACAAGATAATCCTCATCAACGGCAAGCCTGCAAAAGGAGATGCAGTAGTTGAGGAAGGGGATGAAATAAAGGTCATGCCAGTTCTCAGCGGGGGTTAG
- a CDS encoding prenyltransferase/squalene oxidase repeat-containing protein, which yields MGSKLGNYVDLRSVLKYIEDRRHEDGGYCFVSLLNETNINDTYYAVKIYDLLDIEIPEKEKTVEFLYNSLKPQQAVVAIAMAIEGLAILGAKDLAKEGLSLVFEKYKPIEGKFAVGLGGSEEFGTATPLEATYWVLRAFKAIDYKVSSEERRKIKGFIESFRKGEGYGVTQATTTMTYQAIFSLNALGYPVPKTRHFHRCEVYGGFTEVPYSLPPYLEPTFYAVRGLRLINEKPRYIEPHIRFIRALQNPNGGFRRSLEMGISNFQNTYRALKALDDLLSF from the coding sequence ATGGGCTCGAAGCTAGGAAACTATGTAGATCTTAGATCAGTTTTAAAGTATATTGAGGATAGAAGGCACGAAGACGGTGGCTATTGCTTTGTTTCCCTGCTAAATGAGACAAACATAAATGACACCTACTACGCGGTTAAAATCTACGATTTGCTGGACATTGAAATTCCAGAGAAAGAAAAAACCGTAGAGTTCCTCTATAATTCACTAAAACCCCAACAGGCTGTTGTCGCAATAGCTATGGCAATTGAAGGGCTCGCAATTCTAGGGGCAAAAGACCTCGCAAAAGAAGGACTTTCACTGGTCTTTGAGAAATATAAACCCATCGAAGGCAAATTTGCCGTTGGTCTCGGTGGAAGCGAGGAATTCGGAACCGCAACACCACTTGAAGCAACCTACTGGGTACTTAGAGCTTTTAAAGCAATAGATTACAAAGTTTCCTCTGAGGAGAGAAGAAAGATAAAGGGCTTCATCGAAAGCTTTAGAAAAGGAGAAGGGTATGGAGTAACGCAGGCAACAACAACCATGACTTATCAAGCGATCTTTTCACTCAACGCACTGGGATATCCAGTTCCAAAGACGAGACACTTCCACAGGTGCGAAGTTTACGGTGGCTTTACTGAGGTGCCTTACTCTCTTCCGCCTTACTTGGAGCCGACATTCTATGCGGTTAGGGGCTTGAGGCTTATTAACGAAAAGCCTCGGTACATAGAACCTCACATAAGGTTCATAAGAGCCCTTCAAAATCCCAATGGGGGCTTCAGAAGGAGTCTTGAAATGGGGATTTCAAACTTCCAAAATACTTATAGGGCTTTGAAGGCACTTGATGATCTTCTGAGCTTTTGA
- the for gene encoding tungsten-containing formaldehyde ferredoxin oxidoreductase — MKGWWGKILRVDLTNNKVWVQEYSPEVAKNFIGGRGLAAWILWNEAKNVDPLGPKNKLVFATGPFNGLPTPSGGKMVIAAKSPLTGGYGDGNLGTMATVHLRKAGYDALVVEGKAKKPVYIYIEDDNVSILSAEGLWGKTTFETERELKEIHGKNVGILSIGPGGENLVKYAVVISQEGRAAGRPGMGAVMGSKKLKAVVIKGTKEIPVADKEKLKELSQEAYDAILNSPGYPFWHRQGTMAAVEWTNENSALPTRNFSDGSFEFARSIDGYTMEGMKVKQRGCPYCNMPCGNVVLDAEGQESELDYENVALLGSNLGIGKLNEVSVLNRIADEMGLDTISLGVAISYVMEAKEKGIIKDDDAPEFGDFKKAKQLALDIAYRRGELGNLAAEGVKVMSEKLGAKDFAMHVKGLEVSGYNCYIYPAMALAYGTSSIGAHHKEAWVIAWEIGTAPIEGEKAQKVEYKITYDPEKAAKVIELQRLRGGLFEMLTACRLPWVEVGLSLDYYPKLLEAITGVKYTWDDLYKAADRVYALMRAYWVREFNGNWSREMDYPPERWFKEGLKSGPYKGQHLEKDKYDALLSEYYKLRGWDERGIPKKETLKELNLEFVIPELEKVTKLE, encoded by the coding sequence ATGAAAGGCTGGTGGGGAAAAATCCTAAGGGTTGATTTAACTAACAACAAAGTCTGGGTGCAGGAATATTCTCCGGAAGTTGCAAAGAATTTTATTGGTGGTAGAGGTCTAGCAGCCTGGATTCTTTGGAACGAAGCAAAGAACGTAGATCCTCTTGGCCCAAAGAACAAGCTTGTATTTGCCACCGGTCCTTTCAACGGTCTTCCAACCCCAAGCGGCGGAAAGATGGTTATAGCTGCTAAGAGCCCCCTAACAGGCGGTTATGGTGATGGGAACCTTGGAACAATGGCTACTGTGCATTTAAGAAAAGCCGGTTATGATGCGCTCGTTGTTGAAGGTAAGGCCAAAAAGCCGGTTTACATCTACATAGAGGATGATAACGTTAGCATTTTGAGTGCTGAGGGCCTCTGGGGCAAAACCACCTTTGAAACTGAAAGGGAACTCAAAGAGATACACGGCAAAAACGTCGGAATTCTAAGCATAGGTCCCGGTGGAGAGAACCTCGTTAAGTATGCCGTTGTTATCTCCCAGGAAGGAAGGGCTGCCGGAAGACCCGGTATGGGTGCAGTAATGGGAAGCAAAAAGCTCAAGGCGGTAGTTATCAAGGGTACCAAGGAAATTCCCGTTGCGGACAAGGAGAAGCTTAAAGAACTTTCACAAGAAGCCTACGATGCAATTCTCAACTCACCTGGCTATCCGTTCTGGCACAGACAGGGAACGATGGCCGCTGTGGAATGGACAAATGAGAACTCCGCCTTGCCGACGAGGAACTTCAGCGACGGCTCTTTTGAGTTCGCCCGCTCAATAGACGGCTACACAATGGAAGGTATGAAGGTTAAGCAGAGGGGCTGTCCATACTGTAACATGCCCTGTGGAAACGTGGTTCTTGATGCTGAAGGTCAGGAGAGTGAGCTGGACTATGAAAACGTCGCCCTATTGGGTTCAAACCTTGGCATAGGAAAGCTTAACGAGGTCTCAGTTCTCAACAGAATTGCCGACGAGATGGGCCTTGATACAATCTCGCTGGGAGTCGCGATATCCTACGTGATGGAAGCTAAGGAGAAGGGCATAATAAAAGATGACGATGCTCCAGAATTTGGTGACTTCAAGAAGGCCAAGCAGCTTGCATTGGACATAGCCTACAGAAGGGGTGAACTTGGAAACCTTGCAGCCGAGGGTGTCAAAGTGATGAGCGAAAAGCTCGGTGCCAAGGACTTTGCAATGCACGTAAAAGGTCTTGAGGTCAGCGGTTACAACTGTTACATCTATCCGGCAATGGCCTTGGCATATGGAACTAGTTCAATCGGTGCTCACCACAAGGAAGCGTGGGTCATTGCATGGGAAATTGGTACCGCACCAATTGAAGGCGAAAAGGCCCAGAAAGTTGAGTACAAGATAACCTACGACCCAGAAAAGGCCGCAAAGGTTATCGAGCTCCAGAGACTTAGAGGTGGCCTCTTTGAGATGCTCACTGCCTGTAGATTGCCATGGGTTGAAGTTGGCCTAAGCTTGGACTACTATCCAAAGCTTCTTGAAGCAATAACCGGCGTCAAGTACACCTGGGACGACCTCTACAAGGCAGCCGATAGGGTTTATGCTCTCATGAGGGCATACTGGGTTAGGGAATTCAACGGCAACTGGAGCAGAGAAATGGACTATCCACCAGAGAGATGGTTCAAAGAAGGCCTTAAGAGCGGCCCATACAAAGGCCAGCACTTGGAGAAGGACAAGTATGACGCTCTACTCAGCGAATACTACAAGCTCAGGGGCTGGGACGAGAGGGGTATTCCAAAGAAGGAGACACTTAAGGAGCTCAACCTTGAGTTCGTCATCCCAGAGCTTGAGAAGGTTACGAAGCTCGAGTGA
- a CDS encoding glycosyltransferase family 2 protein: MLEGKRISVVIPAYNEAKRIGKVLSKIPEFVDEVIVVDDGSRDNTSEVAKSYGAKVIRLEENQGKGAAMREGIKNVSGDIVVFMDADGQHNPEEIEKLLYPILRGEADFVIGSRLIKAQGKRPLIRKISNFLSTGLIKLKLGIDVRDTQSGFRAIKREFLPEIESKRYEVETEVLIKAVKMGARVKEVPVERIYGVETGHFRFEDVLRFIHSLIKY; the protein is encoded by the coding sequence ATGTTAGAGGGGAAACGGATTAGCGTTGTTATTCCAGCTTACAACGAGGCAAAAAGAATTGGAAAGGTTCTCTCAAAAATCCCGGAGTTCGTTGATGAGGTTATTGTTGTGGATGATGGGAGCAGAGACAACACTTCAGAGGTCGCAAAAAGTTATGGAGCAAAGGTAATCCGACTCGAGGAAAATCAAGGAAAAGGGGCGGCAATGAGAGAAGGGATCAAGAATGTAAGCGGAGACATTGTGGTTTTTATGGACGCAGATGGCCAGCACAATCCAGAGGAAATTGAGAAGCTCCTCTATCCAATTTTGAGGGGGGAGGCAGACTTTGTTATAGGCTCTCGGCTGATAAAGGCACAAGGAAAAAGACCGCTTATAAGAAAGATAAGCAACTTTCTGAGCACTGGCTTAATAAAGCTCAAGCTGGGTATTGATGTTAGGGACACTCAAAGCGGATTTAGAGCCATCAAGAGGGAATTCCTACCGGAAATAGAGAGCAAAAGATATGAAGTTGAGACTGAAGTTTTAATAAAAGCCGTGAAAATGGGAGCGAGGGTTAAGGAAGTCCCGGTGGAGAGAATCTATGGGGTTGAGACGGGCCATTTCAGGTTTGAAGACGTTTTGAGGTTCATCCACTCCCTTATCAAGTACTGA
- a CDS encoding FumA C-terminus/TtdB family hydratase beta subunit, whose protein sequence is MAVKLRTPLTEREVLKLKAGDLVYLSGVIYTARDLAHRKLLEKAPFDLRGAVIYHCGPIVQKESGRYRIVSAGPTTSARMNRHLEKILSMGIKGIIGKGGMNPEPFKEHRAVYFAFTGGAGSLAAKSVKRVLDVYWLEELGIPEAVWVLEVEDFPLIVGIDAFGNSLYSNPR, encoded by the coding sequence ATGGCAGTAAAGCTGAGGACACCGCTAACAGAAAGAGAAGTGCTAAAGCTCAAAGCCGGAGACTTGGTTTACCTCTCGGGAGTGATATACACGGCAAGGGATCTCGCTCATAGAAAACTACTAGAAAAAGCCCCCTTTGATTTAAGAGGAGCTGTTATCTATCACTGCGGCCCCATAGTACAGAAAGAGAGCGGAAGATATAGGATAGTCTCCGCGGGCCCAACAACAAGCGCGAGAATGAACAGACACCTCGAAAAAATCCTAAGCATGGGAATCAAAGGCATCATAGGGAAAGGCGGGATGAATCCAGAACCCTTTAAAGAACATAGGGCAGTTTACTTTGCATTTACTGGTGGTGCTGGCTCTCTGGCTGCAAAGAGCGTAAAAAGAGTTTTGGACGTTTACTGGCTTGAGGAGCTTGGAATTCCTGAGGCGGTTTGGGTTCTAGAGGTTGAGGACTTTCCGCTCATAGTGGGAATAGACGCTTTTGGGAACTCCTTATACTCTAACCCCCGCTGA
- the crcB gene encoding fluoride efflux transporter CrcB translates to MNTKILLAVGVGGMLGAIIRYGIAGLLPVYKDFPVGTLLVNSIASFLLGYLYGLIFFGYEVSPNWRAFFGTGFCGGLSTFSTFSYETFSLLREREHFLALLNISANVIITISLVFLGFLLARR, encoded by the coding sequence ATGAACACTAAAATCCTCTTGGCAGTTGGCGTTGGGGGGATGCTGGGAGCAATAATACGCTATGGCATTGCAGGCTTACTCCCGGTTTACAAGGATTTTCCCGTAGGAACTCTACTAGTGAACAGCATAGCCAGCTTTCTGCTTGGTTATTTATATGGACTAATCTTCTTCGGTTATGAAGTTTCTCCCAACTGGAGGGCTTTCTTTGGAACTGGATTCTGTGGTGGCTTGAGCACGTTCTCGACTTTTTCATACGAGACTTTCAGCCTTTTAAGGGAGAGGGAGCATTTTCTTGCCCTCCTAAACATCTCGGCAAATGTTATAATAACCATAAGCTTAGTGTTTTTGGGATTCCTTCTTGCAAGGAGGTGA
- a CDS encoding fumarate hydratase has translation MERAIFEAIKLAVTKIPDDVVKSLREAYEKEDNPVAKFNLENILKAVEIGKRERIPVCQDTGTVTFFVEAGIKSPYLREIEEVITSALEKATKEIPLRPNTLDVLTNKNVGNLPIIHWELAKGDKIRIAILPKGGGSENCSALAMLTPAESFEGVKRAVVDRVKECGGKPCPPVIIGIGIGGSADFALKLAKKALLRPVGERHKDKRIAKFEGELLEEINSIGIGPMGMGGKTTALDVKVEITYRHPASFPVGIVFQCWAHRKAFLEISANGEVRVWQ, from the coding sequence ATGGAGAGAGCAATATTTGAAGCGATAAAGCTTGCTGTCACAAAAATTCCCGACGACGTTGTTAAATCCTTGCGAGAGGCCTACGAAAAGGAGGACAACCCAGTTGCAAAGTTCAACCTTGAAAACATTTTAAAAGCCGTTGAAATCGGAAAGCGAGAACGAATTCCGGTATGTCAAGACACCGGAACGGTGACTTTCTTCGTAGAGGCTGGAATCAAAAGTCCGTACTTAAGAGAAATAGAAGAGGTCATAACTTCAGCTCTGGAAAAAGCAACGAAGGAAATTCCTCTAAGACCAAATACCCTTGATGTTCTCACGAACAAAAACGTTGGAAACCTCCCGATTATTCATTGGGAGCTTGCAAAAGGGGATAAAATAAGGATAGCTATTCTGCCAAAAGGAGGCGGAAGCGAAAACTGTTCTGCTTTAGCAATGCTAACTCCTGCGGAGAGCTTTGAAGGTGTAAAGAGGGCTGTTGTTGATAGAGTCAAAGAATGCGGCGGGAAGCCCTGCCCTCCAGTAATAATAGGAATCGGCATTGGGGGGAGTGCAGACTTTGCATTAAAGCTTGCCAAAAAAGCCCTGTTAAGACCCGTAGGAGAGAGGCACAAAGACAAAAGGATAGCAAAATTCGAGGGGGAGCTGCTTGAAGAAATAAACTCCATAGGAATAGGCCCCATGGGGATGGGAGGAAAAACAACTGCTCTAGACGTCAAGGTTGAGATCACTTATAGGCATCCGGCTTCGTTCCCTGTTGGAATTGTTTTCCAGTGCTGGGCGCATAGGAAGGCTTTCTTAGAGATAAGCGCAAACGGAGAGGTGAGAGTATGGCAGTAA
- a CDS encoding zinc metalloprotease translates to MELVGFVHVGNTFNEKAIAGAYRRVNNYFKSKNLPIRLVYLGELELGPGYLVNIYTDGGSVKGYPLEGITELLHAKLIHAREELFEKKKARAEKNNSSEEEVTMNKIFGIVNFPIVSRNPYLDFYEKFLGIQQNFHELKVMVLSIKPFESENKKLFEDRLFKGILHEIGHAFGLNHCQEDCVMNPPKVIAEWDLRRDDFCEKCFLELKRNVRGETD, encoded by the coding sequence ATGGAGCTTGTTGGATTCGTCCACGTTGGCAACACATTCAACGAAAAAGCAATCGCCGGAGCTTACAGGAGAGTTAACAACTATTTTAAATCAAAAAACCTTCCAATAAGACTTGTTTATCTCGGAGAACTTGAATTGGGCCCTGGTTATCTCGTTAATATCTACACGGACGGTGGGAGTGTTAAAGGGTACCCTCTGGAGGGAATTACCGAACTTTTGCATGCGAAACTTATACATGCCCGAGAAGAGCTTTTTGAGAAGAAGAAGGCAAGGGCGGAAAAGAACAATAGTTCCGAAGAAGAGGTTACCATGAACAAGATATTCGGAATAGTGAACTTCCCCATAGTTTCGAGAAATCCCTACCTGGATTTTTATGAGAAATTTTTGGGGATTCAGCAGAATTTCCACGAACTAAAGGTTATGGTCCTTTCAATAAAACCTTTTGAATCTGAAAACAAGAAACTTTTTGAGGATAGACTTTTCAAGGGGATTTTACACGAAATAGGGCACGCTTTTGGATTAAATCACTGTCAAGAGGACTGCGTTATGAACCCCCCAAAGGTCATTGCCGAATGGGACTTAAGAAGGGACGATTTCTGTGAAAAGTGCTTTTTGGAGCTGAAAAGAAATGTTAGAGGGGAAACGGATTAG
- a CDS encoding DUF190 domain-containing protein — MVEIEHWNTLRMKIYIGESDTWHGRPLYKAIVEKLREMGLAGATVYRGIYGFGKKSKVHSSDVLRLSTDLPIIIETVDRGHMIERAINEIKPMIKDGMITVEPVIVVWVGTREEIKKFEEDAVREE, encoded by the coding sequence ATGGTAGAAATTGAGCACTGGAATACCCTGAGAATGAAAATTTACATAGGGGAAAGCGATACCTGGCATGGAAGACCACTCTATAAGGCAATAGTAGAAAAACTGAGGGAAATGGGACTTGCTGGGGCAACTGTTTATAGGGGTATCTACGGTTTTGGAAAAAAGAGTAAGGTTCACTCAAGTGATGTTTTGAGACTCTCCACGGATCTGCCGATAATAATTGAGACCGTGGACAGGGGGCACATGATAGAGAGGGCTATAAACGAGATAAAGCCAATGATAAAGGACGGCATGATAACAGTTGAGCCGGTTATAGTTGTGTGGGTGGGGACAAGAGAAGAAATAAAGAAGTTCGAAGAAGATGCTGTGAGGGAGGAGTAG